Proteins encoded together in one Meles meles chromosome 7, mMelMel3.1 paternal haplotype, whole genome shotgun sequence window:
- the MAP3K8 gene encoding mitogen-activated protein kinase kinase kinase 8 yields MEYMSTGSDNKDEIDLLIKHLNVSDVIDIMENLYTSEEPAVYEPSLIAMCQDSNENEERSESLLLSGQEVPLLSSVRYGTVEDLLAFANHISNTAKRFYGHRPQESGILLNMVITPQNGRYQIDSDVLLIPWKLTYRNIGSDFIPRGAFGKVYLAQDIKTKKRMACKLIPVDQFKPSDVEIQACFRHENIAELYGAVLWGETVHLFMEAGEGGSVLEKLESCGPMREFEIIWVTKHVLKGLDFLHSKKVIHHDIKPSNIVFMSTKAVLVDFGLSVQMTEDVYFPKDLRGTEIYMSPEVILCRGHSTKADIYSLGATLIHMQTGTPPWVKRYPRSAYPSYLYIIHKQAPPLEDIADDCSPGMRLLIEAALERNPNHRPSAADLLKHDALNPPREDQPRCQSLDSALFERKRLLSRKELELPENIADSSCTGSTEESEMLRRQRSLYIDLGALAGYFNLVRGPPTLEYG; encoded by the exons ATGGAGTACATGAGCACCGGCAGTGACAACAAAGATGAGATCGATTTATTGATTAAACACTTGAATGTGTCCGATGTGATAGACATTATGGAGAATCTCTACACCAGCGAAGAGCCAGCGGTTTATGAGCCCAGTCTCATAGCCATGTGTCAAGACAGTAATGAAAATGAGGAGCGTTCAGAGTCTCTGCTGCTCAGTGGCCAGGAGGTGCCTTTGTTGTCCTCGGTCAGATACGGAACAGTGGAGGACTTGCTGGCCTTCGCAAACCACATATCCAACACTGCAAAGCGTTTTTATGGACACCGACCGCAGGAATCGGGGATTTTATTAAACATG GTAATCACTCCCCAGAATGGACGCTATCAGATAGACTCTGATGTTCTCCTCATCCCCTGGAAGCTGACTTATCGGAATATCGGTTCTGATTTCATACCTCGGGGGGCCTTTGGAAAAGTGTACTTAGCCCAAGATATAAAGACTAAGAAAAGGATGGCATGTAAATTG ATCCCAGTAGATCAATTTAAGCCGTCTGATGTGGAAATCCAAGCCTGCTTCCGGCATGAGAACATTGCTGAGTTATATGGTGCCGTGCTGTGGGGTGAAACCGTGCACCTCTTTATGGAAGCCGGCGAGGGAGGGTCTGTTCTCGAGAAACTGGAGAGCTGTGGACCAATGAGGGAATTTGAAATTATTTGGGTCACAAAGCATGTTCTCAAGGGACTCGATTTTCTACACTCAAAGAAAGTGATTCATCATGACATTAAAC CTAGCAACATTGTCTTCATGTCTACAAAAGCTGTTTTGGTGGATTTTGGCCTAAGTGTTCAAATGACTGAAGATGTCTACTTTCCTAAGGACCTTCGGGGAACTGAG ATTTACATGAGCCCAGAGGTGATCCTCTGCAGAGGTCATTCAACCAAAGCGGACATCTACAGCCTGGGAGCCACGCTCATCCATATGCAGACGGGCACCCCGCCTTGGGTGAAGCGCTACCCTCGCTCAGCCTATCCCTCCTACCTGTACATA ATCCACAAACAGGCGCCTCCATTGGAAGATATTGCAGACGACTGCAGTCCTGGCATGAGATTGCTGATAGAGGCTGCCTTGGAGAGGAACCCCAATCACCGCCCGAGTGCGGCCGACCTGCTCAAACATGATGCCCTGAACCCCCCCAGAGAGGATCAGCCACGCTGTCAGAGTCTGGACTCTGCCCTCTTTGAGCGGAAGAGGCTACTGAGTAGAAAGGAGCTGGAGCTTCCGGAGAACATAGCGG ATTCTTCATGCACAGGAAGTACTGAGGAATCAGAGATGCTGAGGAGGCAGCGTTCTCTCTACATAGATCTGGGGGCCCTGGCTGGCTATTTCAACCTTGTACGGGGTCCACCAACCCTAGAATATGGCTGA